A portion of the Esox lucius isolate fEsoLuc1 chromosome 20, fEsoLuc1.pri, whole genome shotgun sequence genome contains these proteins:
- the LOC117593465 gene encoding uncharacterized protein LOC117593465 translates to MKTCFIAWPLWTRMCVLLHGLYCQGTRTCVLLHGLYGQGTKTCFIAWPLWPRDKDVCFIAWPLWPRDKDVFYCMASMAKGQGRVFYCMASMAKGQRRVFYYMASMAKGLRRVLLHGLYGQGTRTCVLLHGLYGQGTRTCVLLHGLYGQGMKTCFIAWPLWPRDEDVFYCMASMDKDVCFIAWPLLPRDKDVCFIAWPLWPRDKDVFYCMASMAKGQGHVFYCMASMAKGQRRVLLHGLYGQGTRTCVLLHGLYGQGTKTCVLLHGLYGQGTKTCFIAWPLWPRDKDVCFIAWPLWPRDKDVCFIAWPLWPRDEDVFYCMASMAKG, encoded by the coding sequence ATGAAGACgtgttttattgcatggccTCTATGGACAaggatgtgtgttttattgcatggccTCTATTGCCAAGGGACAAGGACGtgtgttttattgcatggccTCTATGGCCAAGGGACAAAGACgtgttttattgcatggccTCTATGGCCAAGGGACAAGGACGtgtgttttattgcatggccTCTATGGCCAAGGGACAAAGACgtgttttattgcatggccTCTATGGCCAAGGGACAAGGACGtgtgttttattgcatggccTCTATGGCCAAGGGACAAAGACGTGTGTTTTATTACATGGCCTCTATGGCCAAGGGACTAAGACgtgttttattgcatggccTCTATGGCCAAGGGACAAGGACGtgtgttttattgcatggccTCTATGGCCAAGGGACAAGGACGtgtgttttattgcatggccTCTATGGCCAAGGGATGAAGACgtgttttattgcatggccTCTATGGCCAAGGGATGAAGACgtgttttattgcatggccTCTATGGACAaggatgtgtgttttattgcatggccTCTATTGCCAAGGGACAAGGACGtgtgttttattgcatggccTCTATGGCCAAGGGACAAAGACgtgttttattgcatggccTCTATGGCCAAGGGACAAGGAcatgtgttttattgcatggccTCTATGGCCAAGGGACAAAGACgtgttttattgcatggccTCTATGGCCAAGGGACAAGGACGtgtgttttattgcatggccTCTATGGCCAAGGGACAAAGACGTGTGTTTTATTACATGGCCTCTATGGCCAAGGGACTAAGACgtgttttattgcatggccTCTATGGCCAAGGGACAAGGACGtgtgttttattgcatggccTCTATGGCCAAGGGACAAGGACGtgtgttttattgcatggccTCTATGGCCAAGGGATGAAGACgtgttttattgcatggccTCTATGGCCAAGGGATGA